The DNA region CTTGGTGGGAGCTCATACTTCTTGCCTCTTCTCAGACGTTGTTTCGTACGCGTCGCCGGCTGGCCGGCGCGTCAGGAATCGAGCACGGCGTCGATGAGCCGGTCGAGCGCGGGCAGCGCCGCCGCGATGGCGGCACGGTCCTCGGCCGAGACCCGGGCCAGGGCGGCGTCGAGCACACCGGCTCGCTGGCCCCTCCTCGCCTCGAGCACCTCTCGCCCGGCGTCGGTGATCTCGACCAGGACCGCCCTGCGGTCGGCGTCGTCGGCGACGCGGGCGAGCATCCCCTGCCGGGTGAGCCGGTTGACCAGCTGCGTCATCGCGGGCTGGGAAACCCCGGCGGTCCTGGCCAGGTCGGTGACCCGCTGCGCCCCGGTCCGGGCCAGCACGCCGAGCACCGTCGCCGCGGTCGGCGAGATGTCTCCTGCGGTCGACACCTCGCGCACCAGCCGCACCACCTTCTCGAGGGAGAGCGACAGGTCACGGCCGGAGGCTGGAGTCGTACTCACCAGAGAAACATAACATATCTATGTTATGTTTTCGGCCTGGAACGTCTGTCTCATCCGTCACAGCGCACAGGCAATGCCTGCACCTAGCCCCTCACCAACCAGTGGGCATCTTCGACGGCTCGGTGCCGGTCGGCGGGACGCCGTAGCGGCGCAGGGCGAAGGACATGATCTGGGAGAAGACCGGACCGGCGACGGAGCCACCACCGCCGCCGTTGCCGGGGTTGTGGATCGCCACGTAGACCGTGAAGCGGGGGTCGTCGGTCGGGGCGAAGCCGCCGAAGGAGACGGTGTTGGTGCCGTCGTAGCACTTGCACTCGGAGTTGACCCGCTGGGCGGTGCCGGTCTTGCCGGAGACGCGGTAGCCGGGCACGGCGGCCTGCTTGGCGGTGCCGTTGACCGGGTCGTTGATGACGCGCTCCATCATCTCCGCGGTCTGGGAGGCGGCCTCCTGCGACACCACGCGGTTGCGCGCGGCGGTGTCGGTGCCGACCTCGGCGCCGGAGTTGTTGGTGGCGCTCCCGACGATCAGGCTCGGGTCGATGTGCACGCCGCCGTTGGCGATCGTGTTGAGCGCCGCGGTCATCTGCACGGCGTTGACCGAGATGGACTGACCGAAGTCGATGCGGTCCTCGTTGGCGTCGTTCCAGGCCTCCGGCGAGGCCAGCAGGCCCGCCGACTCGGTGTCCAGGCCCAGCCCGGTGCGCCGGCCCAGACCGAACGCCGACAGGTACTCGCGCAGCTGGCCGTCGGCGTACTTGTCCGCGGCCATCACGGTGCCGATGTTGGACGACTTCGCGATCACGCCGGCGAGGGTGAGCTTCTCGACGCCGTGGGGATACCAGTCACGGATCGGGGCGCCGCCGGACATGTAGGACTCCGGCACGCGGATCCGGGTCGAGGGCGAGACGAGCCCCTGGTCGAGCAGACCGGCGACGGTGAGCACCTTCTGGACCGAGCCCGGCTCGTAGACGTTGGAGAGCGCGTTGCTCCCCCGCAGCGCCTTGGGCGAGGCCGCCGGGTCGCGGGCGTCGAAGGTCGGGTAGTCGGCCAGGCTGAGGATCTCGCCGGTCTGGGTGTCCATGACGACGGCCATACCCGACTCCGCGCGCGAGCTCTGCACGGCGTCCATCAGGGTCTGCTGCACGTAGTACTGCAGGTCGCGGTCGATGGTGAGGGTCAGGTCGTGGCCGTCGACGGGGTCGACACGGTTGTTGGTGCCCAGCGGCATCCGGGTGCCGCTGACCGGGCTGGTCGCGTCGTACTCGGCATGGCCGTCCTTGCCGGCCAGGTGCTTGTCGAAGGCGGCCTCGAGACCGGCGAGGGGGCCGTCGTTGCCGAGGAAGCCGACCAGGTTGGCCGCGACGTCGCCGTTGGGGTAGTTGCGCAGCGGGTCGCGGCTGGTCCACAGCCCCTGGTAGCCCTCCTTGGAGGCCTTCTCCACCGCCGCGGTCGCCTGCGTCGCGGGCACCTGACGCTTGATGTACTGGAACCGGCTGCCGTCCTTGCGCAGCTTGGCGAGCGCGGAGGCGTAGTCGACCCCGAGCTCCTTGGCCAGGAACGCGGCGATCGCCGGGGCGTCCTTCTTCGTCTGCTTGGGGTCGGCCAGCACCATCAGCCCGTCGGAGGAGTCGGCCAGCGCCTCGCCGTCCCGGTCGAGGATCTCGCCACGCTCGGCCGGCAGCACGACGTCGACGACGTTCTCGGCGGCCGCCATCGCGGCGTACGAGTGCGGGTCGATGCCCTGCAGCTGCACCAGCCGGCCGCCGAAGACCGAGAGCACCATCGCCACCAGGATGAAGCCGACGCGGAGCCGGATGTGCACCGGCCCGCGCCGCCGGGTCGAGGCGGACGCGGGCCGCGGGGCAGGCCGTCGCGCCGGCCGGCGGACCTTGCGCTGGACCTGTCGGCTGGCCATCGCTCTCCTCCCCTACCGAGCGTCGCCCGAAGACGTACGCTGCTGCTCCTCGGCCGCCTGCTTCTCCGCCGCCTCCTGGGCGCGCTTCTTCTCGGCGAGCTCGGCAGCCTTCTTCTTGGCCGCGGCCGCCTCGGCCGCCTTCTGCTCGGCGACCAGCACGCTGTAGGGCTTGGCGACCTTCGGGTGCAGCGGCGGCGTCGCGGACCGGTCGGCCGGGGCCGCCTCGCCCTCGATCTTGGCCTCGGGGA from Nocardioides luteus includes:
- a CDS encoding MarR family winged helix-turn-helix transcriptional regulator: MSTTPASGRDLSLSLEKVVRLVREVSTAGDISPTAATVLGVLARTGAQRVTDLARTAGVSQPAMTQLVNRLTRQGMLARVADDADRRAVLVEITDAGREVLEARRGQRAGVLDAALARVSAEDRAAIAAALPALDRLIDAVLDS
- a CDS encoding peptidoglycan D,D-transpeptidase FtsI family protein codes for the protein MASRQVQRKVRRPARRPAPRPASASTRRRGPVHIRLRVGFILVAMVLSVFGGRLVQLQGIDPHSYAAMAAAENVVDVVLPAERGEILDRDGEALADSSDGLMVLADPKQTKKDAPAIAAFLAKELGVDYASALAKLRKDGSRFQYIKRQVPATQATAAVEKASKEGYQGLWTSRDPLRNYPNGDVAANLVGFLGNDGPLAGLEAAFDKHLAGKDGHAEYDATSPVSGTRMPLGTNNRVDPVDGHDLTLTIDRDLQYYVQQTLMDAVQSSRAESGMAVVMDTQTGEILSLADYPTFDARDPAASPKALRGSNALSNVYEPGSVQKVLTVAGLLDQGLVSPSTRIRVPESYMSGGAPIRDWYPHGVEKLTLAGVIAKSSNIGTVMAADKYADGQLREYLSAFGLGRRTGLGLDTESAGLLASPEAWNDANEDRIDFGQSISVNAVQMTAALNTIANGGVHIDPSLIVGSATNNSGAEVGTDTAARNRVVSQEAASQTAEMMERVINDPVNGTAKQAAVPGYRVSGKTGTAQRVNSECKCYDGTNTVSFGGFAPTDDPRFTVYVAIHNPGNGGGGGSVAGPVFSQIMSFALRRYGVPPTGTEPSKMPTGW